A single region of the Quadrisphaera setariae genome encodes:
- a CDS encoding ThuA domain-containing protein, translating into MPAASDRSADRSADGAHARVVVLVGRGRYEDPWHDHAATAHRVALELAAPGRAVELVSLFPGALREQLARDPALVVVVAGSGRVDAGFDGTDDDWAPDHAALTAWADGGGPLLGLHCAANTFTDAPHWSRLLGGRWVPGTSWHPPHGPAAFTALAGAARLPGAPPLVEAVDERYCDLVLGPGAAPLLAHVEDGREQVVAWAVEDGVRRAVYDGLGHAVASYDSSSRRALLRAEVAWLLREPRG; encoded by the coding sequence GTGCCCGCCGCCTCCGACCGCTCTGCCGACCGCTCTGCCGACGGTGCTCACGCGCGCGTGGTCGTCCTCGTGGGGCGCGGCCGCTACGAGGACCCCTGGCACGACCACGCCGCCACCGCCCACCGCGTGGCGCTGGAGCTGGCCGCGCCCGGCCGTGCCGTGGAGCTGGTCTCGCTGTTCCCGGGCGCGCTGCGCGAGCAGCTGGCCCGCGACCCGGCGCTCGTCGTCGTCGTCGCCGGCAGCGGTCGGGTGGACGCCGGCTTCGACGGCACCGACGACGACTGGGCGCCCGACCACGCCGCGCTGACGGCCTGGGCCGACGGCGGCGGTCCCCTGCTGGGGCTGCACTGCGCGGCGAACACCTTCACCGACGCACCCCACTGGTCGCGCCTGCTCGGTGGTCGCTGGGTCCCGGGCACCTCCTGGCACCCGCCCCACGGCCCTGCGGCGTTCACGGCGCTGGCGGGCGCCGCGCGGCTGCCGGGCGCCCCGCCGCTCGTGGAGGCCGTGGACGAGCGCTACTGCGACCTCGTGCTGGGCCCCGGGGCCGCTCCCCTGCTCGCCCACGTCGAGGACGGCCGCGAGCAGGTGGTGGCGTGGGCCGTCGAGGACGGCGTGCGACGCGCCGTCTACGACGGGCTCGGTCACGCGGTGGCGTCCTACGACTCGTCGTCGCGGCGGGCGCTGCTGCGCGCCGAGGTGGCCTGGCTGCTCAGGGAGCCACGGGGGTGA
- a CDS encoding MerR family transcriptional regulator: MRISELAERSGTAPATIKFYVREGLLPPAEKTGYNQVSYGEEHVRRLHLVRALVDVGGLPIARVRAVVAAVDDPGTGLPEVMGAAQRALPGHAAPWEPSAPSLAAVEHVVRSMGWEVEDGNPGLPQAAAVLDSWVALGRKDLFDSLGEYARAAEVVARADLARVWPDAADRDRSAETVVVGTVLGDALVAGLRRIAQEHVARVTRPVHQTSSPSAEEPS; the protein is encoded by the coding sequence GTGCGCATCTCCGAGCTCGCCGAGCGCAGCGGCACCGCCCCCGCCACCATCAAGTTCTACGTCCGTGAAGGGCTGCTCCCGCCCGCCGAGAAGACCGGCTACAACCAGGTCTCCTACGGCGAGGAGCACGTCCGGAGGCTCCACCTGGTCCGCGCGCTCGTCGACGTCGGCGGGCTGCCCATCGCCCGCGTCCGGGCCGTGGTCGCCGCCGTCGACGACCCCGGCACCGGCCTGCCCGAGGTGATGGGCGCGGCACAGCGGGCGCTGCCCGGCCACGCAGCGCCGTGGGAGCCCTCCGCCCCGTCGCTGGCGGCCGTCGAGCACGTCGTCCGCTCGATGGGGTGGGAGGTCGAGGACGGCAACCCCGGCCTCCCCCAGGCGGCGGCGGTGCTCGACAGCTGGGTGGCCCTGGGCCGCAAGGACCTCTTCGACAGCCTCGGCGAGTACGCGCGGGCCGCGGAGGTGGTCGCCCGCGCCGACCTCGCCCGCGTCTGGCCCGACGCCGCCGACCGCGACCGCAGCGCCGAGACCGTGGTGGTCGGCACCGTCCTCGGCGACGCGCTCGTCGCGGGGCTGCGCCGCATCGCGCAGGAGCACGTCGCCCGCGTCACCCGCCCCGTCCACCAGACCAGCAGCCCGTCAGCCGAGGAGCCGTCATGA
- a CDS encoding alpha-N-arabinofuranosidase — protein sequence MTSPSTSQPRTVEGVVDLDLPGHTISRHVYGHFAEHLGRCIYGGFYVGEDSPIPNEGGIRLDVVEALRALDIPNLRWPGGCFADDYHWKDGIGPREQRPTMVNSHWGDVVEDNSFGTHEFMALCELLGTEPYISANVGSGTVAEASDWVQYLTRADASPMAALRRANGREEPWKVRFWGLGNEPWGCGGRMSAEAYGELARTFGTYSRDMGDNTLYRIAAGAANADYRWTEVLMKALGRGLGGAEDPGFGNHAYQAISFHCYTVAGSWEHKGSATEFDLDEYYSTVLQAQRIEEVLAGHARVMDVYDPQRQVGLVLDEWGTWFDVEPGTNPGFLFQQNALRDALVASVHFDAFHRHADRLVMANIAQTVNVLQAMILTDEDSGALVLTPSYHVFEMNKGHHDAAHLPVHLRGEVPTRTVPDVRGLGGHGPSGHGIYERGPADLTTVSLSASAKDGRALFSLTNLDAEQAVTVRLTVRGTAAGAPTARLLTAGAVQAHNTPAQLEAVAPRDHTSSVRLEGAPGAQTLVVELPAHSFATVELPTA from the coding sequence ATGACCAGCCCTTCCACCAGCCAGCCCCGCACGGTCGAGGGCGTCGTCGACCTCGACCTGCCCGGCCACACCATCAGCCGCCACGTCTACGGCCACTTCGCCGAGCACCTCGGCCGCTGCATCTACGGCGGCTTCTACGTCGGTGAGGACTCACCCATCCCCAACGAGGGCGGCATCCGCCTGGACGTCGTGGAGGCGCTGCGCGCGCTGGACATCCCCAACCTGCGCTGGCCGGGGGGCTGCTTCGCCGATGACTACCACTGGAAGGACGGCATCGGCCCCCGCGAGCAGCGCCCCACCATGGTGAACAGCCACTGGGGCGACGTGGTGGAGGACAACTCCTTCGGCACCCACGAGTTCATGGCCCTGTGCGAGCTGCTGGGCACCGAGCCGTACATCTCGGCCAACGTCGGCTCCGGCACGGTGGCCGAGGCGAGCGACTGGGTGCAGTACCTCACCCGCGCCGACGCCTCGCCGATGGCCGCGCTGCGCCGCGCCAACGGACGTGAGGAGCCGTGGAAGGTCCGCTTCTGGGGCCTGGGCAACGAGCCGTGGGGCTGCGGCGGTCGGATGAGCGCCGAGGCCTACGGGGAGCTGGCCCGCACCTTCGGCACGTACAGCCGGGACATGGGTGACAACACGCTCTACCGGATCGCCGCCGGTGCGGCCAACGCCGACTACCGCTGGACCGAGGTCCTCATGAAGGCCCTGGGTCGCGGCCTCGGAGGTGCCGAGGACCCGGGCTTCGGCAACCACGCCTACCAGGCGATCTCCTTCCACTGCTACACGGTGGCGGGGAGCTGGGAGCACAAGGGCAGTGCCACCGAGTTCGACCTCGACGAGTACTACTCGACGGTGCTGCAGGCCCAGCGGATCGAGGAGGTCCTCGCCGGGCACGCCCGCGTCATGGACGTCTACGACCCGCAGCGGCAGGTCGGCCTGGTGCTGGACGAGTGGGGCACCTGGTTCGACGTCGAGCCCGGCACCAACCCGGGGTTCCTGTTCCAGCAGAACGCGCTGCGGGACGCTCTGGTGGCGAGCGTGCACTTCGACGCGTTCCACCGCCACGCCGACCGCCTGGTGATGGCGAACATCGCCCAGACGGTCAACGTGCTGCAGGCGATGATCCTCACCGACGAGGACAGCGGCGCCCTGGTGCTGACGCCCAGCTACCACGTGTTCGAGATGAACAAGGGCCACCACGACGCCGCCCACCTGCCGGTCCACCTGCGCGGTGAGGTGCCGACCCGGACCGTGCCCGACGTCCGCGGGCTCGGCGGCCACGGCCCGTCCGGGCACGGCATCTACGAGCGCGGTCCCGCCGACCTCACCACGGTGTCGCTCTCCGCCAGCGCCAAGGACGGCCGCGCGCTGTTCTCCCTCACCAACCTCGACGCCGAGCAGGCCGTGACCGTGCGGCTCACCGTGCGCGGCACCGCCGCCGGCGCTCCCACCGCCCGCCTGCTCACCGCCGGTGCGGTGCAGGCGCACAACACCCCGGCGCAGCTGGAGGCCGTCGCACCGCGCGACCACACCAGCAGCGTCCGCCTCGAGGGCGCACCCGGCGCCCAGACCCTCGTCGTGGAGCTCCCCGCGCACTCCTTCGCCACCGTGGAGCTGCCCACCGCCTGA
- a CDS encoding heparinase II/III domain-containing protein, whose translation MAPTPSTRPLETAWGAVDEQRIAALLAPPRSALPRLDLRGCTVPAAARAPWDRLRRDALTSLLGRAGAARGRRWPQPTAGTWARVHRDGDRATHEQLVFDHAHRLTRAVVAAAVCPDDHPQLHDLLDEVADGVLLRCEQSSWCWPAHDDARRRTGAVLPDASAPVLDLGAGEVAGQLAWTDHLLGDRLDVRWPGLRARVRLEVRRRVVDSFLTRRDWPWSGLDGDVHNWNPWIHGNVLAAALVLLDGGDEGAQRALAVALAVRGLDRYVEALPEDGATDEGFDYWFEGACRALEALEVVRAATGGALGWTVVPRLRATTGFPGALHLGGAWHASSSDSRARAADGLPWWSLFAAGRRAGDQGAAAHAAATASALARQGRPLLDERAGLARTALALADSSWREALADPPAAPLARSSWLSSVQVLVARPAAGSSQGLSLVVKGGDNGEHHNHCDVGSVVVALDGVPVVVDPGRPTYTAKTFGERRYDLWPMRSAWHSAPVLRGAEQGVGRAFAARDVELLLDDDEPTGLALDLVAAHPPCGVRSWRRTARLERGGVVVISDAWELHDAWELRSGPPPAAGPSAVHLVLAGEVSLDGGCAVVEALDGAGRVRLAWSGDAVAASLEERRLDDPLLTAVWGERLTRLRLELSDTPVGCVEVTAAREHGR comes from the coding sequence GTGGCGCCGACGCCGTCGACCCGTCCGCTCGAGACCGCCTGGGGGGCGGTGGACGAGCAGCGGATCGCTGCCCTGCTCGCACCGCCCCGGTCCGCGCTCCCCCGCCTCGACCTGCGGGGGTGCACCGTCCCCGCGGCCGCCCGCGCCCCGTGGGATCGGCTGCGCCGCGACGCGCTGACCTCGCTGCTGGGCCGCGCCGGCGCCGCACGCGGCCGGCGCTGGCCGCAGCCGACCGCCGGCACGTGGGCGCGGGTGCACCGCGACGGCGACCGCGCGACCCACGAGCAGCTGGTCTTCGACCACGCCCACCGGCTCACCCGTGCGGTGGTGGCCGCCGCCGTCTGCCCCGACGACCACCCGCAGCTGCACGACCTGCTCGACGAGGTGGCCGACGGGGTGCTCCTGCGCTGCGAGCAGTCGAGCTGGTGCTGGCCCGCCCACGACGACGCCCGCCGCCGCACCGGCGCGGTGCTGCCGGACGCCTCAGCGCCGGTGCTGGACCTGGGCGCCGGCGAGGTGGCCGGCCAGCTCGCGTGGACCGACCACCTGCTGGGTGATCGCCTCGACGTCCGCTGGCCCGGGCTGCGCGCGAGGGTGCGGCTCGAGGTGCGCCGCCGGGTGGTCGACTCCTTCCTGACGCGCCGCGACTGGCCGTGGAGCGGGCTCGACGGCGACGTGCACAACTGGAACCCGTGGATCCACGGCAACGTCCTGGCGGCCGCGCTCGTGCTGCTGGACGGTGGGGACGAGGGCGCGCAGCGCGCGCTCGCGGTGGCGCTCGCCGTGCGGGGCCTGGACCGGTACGTGGAGGCGCTGCCGGAGGACGGCGCCACCGACGAGGGCTTCGACTACTGGTTCGAGGGGGCCTGCCGAGCGCTGGAGGCCCTCGAGGTGGTGCGCGCGGCCACCGGCGGAGCGCTGGGCTGGACCGTGGTGCCGCGGCTGCGGGCGACCACCGGCTTCCCCGGCGCGCTGCACCTGGGCGGCGCGTGGCACGCGAGCTCCTCCGACTCCCGCGCCCGCGCGGCGGACGGGCTGCCCTGGTGGTCGCTCTTCGCAGCGGGCCGTCGCGCGGGCGACCAGGGCGCCGCCGCGCACGCGGCGGCGACGGCCAGCGCGCTCGCGCGGCAGGGCCGGCCGCTGCTCGACGAGCGCGCCGGCCTGGCCCGGACGGCGCTGGCGCTCGCCGACAGCAGCTGGCGGGAGGCGCTGGCCGACCCGCCTGCCGCCCCCCTGGCGCGCTCGTCGTGGCTGTCGTCGGTGCAGGTGCTCGTGGCCAGGCCCGCCGCCGGGAGCTCGCAGGGGCTGTCGCTGGTGGTCAAGGGCGGCGACAACGGCGAGCACCACAACCACTGCGACGTCGGCAGCGTGGTCGTCGCGCTGGACGGCGTGCCCGTGGTGGTCGACCCGGGCCGCCCCACGTACACCGCAAAGACCTTCGGCGAGCGCCGCTACGACCTGTGGCCCATGCGCAGCGCCTGGCACAGCGCGCCGGTGCTGCGGGGCGCGGAGCAGGGCGTGGGCCGCGCGTTCGCCGCCCGCGACGTGGAGCTGCTGCTCGATGACGACGAGCCCACCGGGCTCGCACTGGACCTGGTGGCGGCGCACCCGCCCTGCGGGGTGCGGTCGTGGCGGCGCACCGCGCGGCTCGAGCGCGGCGGCGTTGTCGTCATCAGCGACGCGTGGGAGCTCCACGACGCGTGGGAGCTCCGCTCGGGGCCGCCTCCGGCGGCCGGGCCGAGCGCTGTGCACCTGGTGCTCGCCGGTGAGGTGTCGCTGGACGGGGGCTGCGCCGTGGTGGAGGCGCTCGACGGCGCGGGACGCGTGCGCCTGGCCTGGAGCGGGGACGCGGTCGCAGCCTCGCTGGAGGAGCGCCGCCTGGACGACCCGCTGCTCACCGCCGTGTGGGGCGAGCGGCTGACGCGGCTGCGGCTGGAGCTGTCCGACACGCCGGTGGGGTGCGTCGAGGTCACCGCCGCGCGGGAGCACGGGCGCTAG
- a CDS encoding YwaF family protein, translating into MSDGFEPFDASHLAALAVGAVGSVVLVVLGRRLRGGVAADRLLRGLAVALLAVTAPLQVLYNLPGSFDVGRTLPVQLCDVASLVVAWALWSRQRWAAALTYFWGFTLVPQAMATPDLATGFPDPVFLLFWAMHLGTVWGAAALVATGIRVGWTDWARSLGLTVVWALAVGALNAALGTNYGYLAAKPRSASVLDLLGPWPVYLLWEALLVAGVWALMALPFALRRHSAAEPS; encoded by the coding sequence GTGTCCGACGGCTTCGAGCCCTTCGACGCCTCGCACCTCGCGGCGCTCGCGGTGGGCGCGGTGGGCTCGGTCGTCCTGGTGGTGCTCGGGCGCCGCCTGCGGGGTGGTGTCGCGGCAGACCGCCTGCTGCGCGGCCTCGCCGTGGCGCTGCTGGCGGTCACCGCGCCCCTGCAGGTGCTCTACAACCTCCCCGGCAGCTTCGACGTAGGGCGCACGCTGCCGGTGCAGCTCTGCGACGTCGCCTCGCTGGTGGTGGCGTGGGCGCTGTGGTCGCGGCAGCGGTGGGCCGCGGCGCTGACGTACTTCTGGGGCTTCACGCTCGTGCCGCAGGCGATGGCGACGCCCGACCTCGCCACCGGCTTCCCCGACCCGGTGTTCCTCCTCTTCTGGGCGATGCACCTGGGCACGGTGTGGGGCGCCGCAGCGCTCGTGGCGACCGGGATCCGGGTCGGCTGGACGGACTGGGCGCGGTCGCTCGGCCTCACGGTGGTGTGGGCGCTGGCGGTCGGCGCGCTGAACGCCGCGCTCGGCACCAACTACGGCTACCTGGCTGCCAAGCCCCGCAGCGCCTCCGTGCTGGACCTGCTGGGCCCCTGGCCGGTCTACCTGCTGTGGGAGGCGCTGCTGGTCGCGGGGGTGTGGGCCCTGATGGCGCTGCCGTTCGCGCTCCGGCGCCACAGCGCGGCAGAGCCCAGCTGA
- a CDS encoding alpha-N-arabinofuranosidase — translation MSTTPNTAAPAVVVEGVIDLDLPGHTISRHVYGHFAEHLGRCIYGGFYVGEDSPIPNEGGIRLDVVEALRALDIPNLRWPGGCFADDYHWKHGIGPRDQRPRMVNSHWGDVVEDNSFGTHEFMALCELLGTEPYISANVGSGTVEETSDWVQYLTRGDDSPMADLRRANGRDEPWKVTYWGLGNEPWGCGGNMSAEAYAALARQFATYSRDMGDNKLYRIAAGATNADYRWTEVLMKALGRALGDGEVLGHGNSSFQAISFHCYTVAGPWERKGSATDFDTDEYYAVMAQAQRIEGVLAGHAKVMDAYDPDKRVGLVLDEWGTWFDVEPGTNPGFLFQQNALRDALVASVHFDGFHRHADRLVMANIAQTVNVLQAMILTDEDSGALVLTPSYHVFEMNKGHQDAAHLPVHLRGAAPTRTVAGVVGIGGHVPDRSDVELTTVSVSASTKDGAALVSLTNLDAEAPVTVRLDLRGVAVGELTARLLTADAPQAHNTPQQDDAVAPRAFDGARVEDGVLVVELPAHSFATVSLPLV, via the coding sequence TTGAGCACCACCCCGAACACCGCAGCGCCCGCCGTCGTCGTCGAAGGCGTCATCGACCTCGACCTTCCCGGCCACACCATCAGCCGCCACGTCTACGGCCACTTCGCCGAGCACCTCGGCCGCTGCATCTACGGCGGCTTCTACGTCGGTGAGGACTCACCCATCCCCAACGAGGGCGGCATCCGCCTGGACGTGGTGGAGGCGCTGCGCGCGCTGGACATCCCCAACCTGCGCTGGCCGGGGGGCTGCTTCGCCGACGACTACCACTGGAAGCACGGGATCGGGCCCCGTGACCAGCGACCCCGCATGGTCAACAGCCACTGGGGCGACGTGGTGGAGGACAACTCCTTCGGCACCCACGAGTTCATGGCCCTGTGCGAGCTGCTGGGCACCGAGCCGTACATCTCGGCCAACGTCGGCTCCGGCACCGTGGAGGAGACCAGCGACTGGGTGCAGTACCTCACCCGCGGCGACGACTCGCCCATGGCCGACCTCCGCCGTGCGAACGGCCGCGACGAGCCGTGGAAGGTCACCTACTGGGGCCTGGGCAACGAGCCCTGGGGCTGCGGCGGCAACATGAGCGCCGAGGCCTACGCGGCCCTGGCCCGCCAGTTCGCCACGTACAGCCGCGACATGGGCGACAACAAGCTCTACCGGATTGCCGCGGGCGCCACGAACGCCGACTACCGCTGGACCGAGGTGCTCATGAAGGCGCTCGGCCGGGCGCTGGGCGACGGCGAGGTGCTCGGGCACGGCAACTCGAGCTTCCAGGCGATCTCCTTCCACTGCTACACCGTGGCCGGGCCCTGGGAGCGCAAGGGGAGCGCCACGGACTTCGACACCGACGAGTACTACGCCGTCATGGCGCAGGCGCAGCGCATCGAGGGCGTGCTCGCCGGGCACGCGAAGGTCATGGACGCCTACGACCCCGACAAGCGCGTCGGCCTGGTGCTGGACGAGTGGGGCACCTGGTTCGACGTCGAGCCCGGCACCAACCCGGGGTTCCTGTTCCAGCAGAACGCGCTGCGGGACGCTCTGGTGGCGAGCGTGCACTTCGACGGCTTCCACCGCCACGCCGACCGCCTGGTGATGGCGAACATCGCCCAGACGGTCAACGTGCTGCAGGCGATGATCCTCACCGACGAGGACAGCGGCGCCCTGGTGCTGACGCCCAGCTACCACGTGTTCGAGATGAACAAGGGCCACCAGGACGCTGCGCACCTGCCGGTGCACCTGCGCGGCGCGGCCCCGACGCGGACCGTGGCGGGCGTGGTCGGCATCGGGGGGCACGTCCCCGACCGCAGCGACGTCGAGCTCACCACCGTCTCGGTGTCAGCCAGCACGAAGGACGGCGCGGCGCTCGTCTCGCTGACCAACCTCGACGCCGAGGCGCCGGTGACCGTGCGACTCGACCTGCGCGGGGTGGCCGTGGGGGAGCTGACCGCCCGCCTGCTCACCGCCGACGCGCCGCAGGCGCACAACACGCCGCAGCAGGACGACGCGGTGGCCCCGCGCGCCTTCGACGGCGCCCGCGTGGAGGACGGCGTGCTCGTCGTCGAGCTGCCGGCGCACTCGTTCGCCACGGTGTCCCTGCCCCTGGTCTGA
- a CDS encoding carbohydrate ABC transporter permease: MASTTTALPPVPPPPASQPRATRRGRRGSPYPSWFYLPAAVIYVGIFLLPTFASFYFSLTRWNFNSSEFIGLENFVQFFREPALVKGFVNTLVYGVVTSTLKVVLGMALGVLLTSQIIGRGYLRSVVFFPVLVSTIGVGITFTALMNPTRGLINQVIGLVGVTGPGWLTDPQIALLSVALVDVWKGVGLATVIYIAGIVSIPQEYTEAAAVDGASAWQRFRNVTLPLSWPATSTVVTLSLIGGLRSFDLIWAMTRGGPGFTSDVIASVIYKQYQAGFYGLSTAGNVVLFLVVTAVVVPLTRWLAKKEVAL, encoded by the coding sequence GTGGCCAGCACCACGACAGCGCTCCCGCCGGTGCCCCCACCACCGGCCAGCCAGCCGCGGGCGACCCGCCGCGGGCGCCGAGGCAGCCCCTACCCCAGCTGGTTCTACCTCCCGGCGGCGGTGATCTACGTGGGGATCTTCCTGCTGCCGACGTTCGCGTCGTTCTACTTCAGCCTCACCCGCTGGAACTTCAACAGCTCGGAGTTCATCGGGCTCGAGAACTTCGTGCAGTTCTTCCGCGAGCCCGCACTGGTCAAGGGCTTCGTCAACACCCTCGTGTACGGCGTGGTGACGTCCACCCTCAAGGTGGTCCTCGGCATGGCCCTCGGCGTGCTGCTGACCAGCCAGATCATCGGCCGCGGCTACCTGCGGTCCGTGGTGTTCTTCCCCGTGCTCGTCTCCACCATCGGCGTGGGGATCACCTTCACCGCCCTCATGAACCCCACCCGCGGACTCATCAACCAGGTCATCGGCCTGGTCGGTGTCACCGGTCCCGGGTGGCTGACCGACCCCCAGATCGCCCTGCTGTCCGTGGCGCTGGTGGACGTGTGGAAGGGCGTGGGCCTGGCCACCGTCATCTACATCGCCGGCATCGTCTCGATCCCGCAGGAGTACACCGAGGCCGCCGCCGTCGACGGCGCCTCCGCCTGGCAGCGCTTCCGCAACGTCACGCTGCCGCTGTCGTGGCCCGCCACCTCCACCGTGGTCACCCTCAGCCTCATCGGCGGGCTGCGGTCCTTCGACCTCATCTGGGCGATGACGCGCGGCGGCCCGGGCTTCACCTCCGACGTCATCGCCTCGGTGATCTACAAGCAGTACCAGGCGGGCTTCTACGGCCTGTCCACCGCCGGCAACGTCGTCCTGTTCCTCGTCGTCACCGCCGTCGTCGTCCCGCTGACGCGCTGGCTGGCCAAGAAGGAGGTGGCGCTGTGA
- a CDS encoding LacI family DNA-binding transcriptional regulator, with protein MRDVAEAAGVSSMTVSNVLAGRSNVSEETRRRVLEVVERTGYRVNTAAQSLRRGRTGIIGLAVPEVDSHYFGLLASRLITRLASEGLRVVVEQTGASREGELAAITTSRVSAYDGLVLSAVGLDPDAVASLAGDLPVVVLGERQDVRRFDHVEMANTAGAAAVTRLLLDRGCRRLVALGMPDAEPLGDDDEDDDDRSGERTPGAQRPSDAFRLRALGVHRAVAEVPGARVTGLPALRSSLAAGAALAREALARDPDLDGLVCATDALAIGALRALADAGRRVPHDVLVTGFDDVEDAAYTVPSLTSVSPGHDVIVEETARLLLRRMADRGAPPESVVSPFVVVERESTQRS; from the coding sequence ATGCGCGACGTCGCCGAGGCGGCCGGGGTGTCGTCGATGACGGTGTCCAACGTGCTGGCCGGGCGCAGCAACGTCAGCGAGGAGACGCGCCGGCGCGTCCTCGAGGTGGTCGAGCGCACCGGCTACCGCGTGAACACCGCCGCGCAGAGCCTGCGGCGCGGCCGCACGGGCATCATCGGCCTGGCCGTGCCGGAGGTCGACAGCCACTACTTCGGCCTGCTGGCGTCCCGCCTCATCACCCGCCTCGCCTCCGAGGGGCTACGCGTGGTGGTCGAGCAGACCGGAGCCAGTCGCGAGGGCGAGCTGGCCGCCATCACCACGTCCCGGGTGAGCGCCTACGACGGGCTGGTGCTGTCGGCGGTCGGCCTGGACCCCGACGCCGTCGCCTCCCTCGCCGGCGACCTCCCCGTCGTCGTCCTGGGTGAGCGGCAGGACGTGCGCCGCTTCGACCACGTCGAGATGGCCAACACCGCCGGCGCGGCGGCCGTCACGCGCCTGCTGCTGGACCGCGGGTGCCGCCGGCTCGTGGCGCTGGGCATGCCGGACGCGGAGCCCCTCGGCGACGACGACGAGGACGACGACGACCGCAGCGGCGAGCGGACCCCTGGAGCGCAGCGTCCGTCCGACGCGTTCCGCCTGCGGGCGCTCGGCGTGCACCGCGCCGTGGCCGAGGTGCCCGGCGCCCGCGTCACCGGCCTGCCCGCCCTGCGCAGCAGCCTGGCCGCTGGAGCGGCGCTGGCGCGGGAGGCGCTCGCCCGCGACCCGGACCTGGACGGTCTCGTCTGCGCCACCGACGCCCTGGCCATCGGCGCCCTGCGGGCCCTGGCCGACGCCGGCCGACGCGTCCCGCACGACGTCCTGGTCACGGGGTTCGACGACGTCGAGGACGCCGCGTACACCGTCCCCTCGCTGACCAGCGTCTCTCCCGGCCACGACGTGATCGTCGAGGAGACCGCGCGCCTGCTGCTGCGACGGATGGCCGACCGCGGCGCGCCACCGGAGAGCGTCGTCAGCCCGTTCGTCGTGGTGGAGCGAGAGTCCACGCAGCGCTCCTGA
- a CDS encoding carbohydrate ABC transporter permease, giving the protein MRTAQRWWVGALAIVASVVVFLVPFAFIVLQAGKDATSASRLSFSWPEQPQFVQNFVDVLEARDYILVIAFINSTILTVVSVAFLVVLGAMVAFVLQRRVTRWTGLINFLVLAGLIVPPAVVPTIWVLQGIGLFGTMPGLILVEVAFGLSFSVLLFRAFISSIPRELDEAAIIDGAGPLRLFFRVIMPLLRSVIVTVVVVQSVAVFNDFANPLYFLPGEQNATVQLTLFNFQSQYNTSFNLLFMNILLITIPPLVMYVFFNRQIVAGMTSGAVKG; this is encoded by the coding sequence ATGCGCACCGCCCAGCGCTGGTGGGTCGGCGCCCTGGCGATCGTGGCCAGCGTCGTCGTCTTCCTCGTGCCGTTCGCGTTCATCGTGCTGCAGGCGGGCAAGGACGCCACGTCCGCCTCGCGGCTGAGCTTCTCGTGGCCGGAGCAGCCGCAGTTCGTCCAGAACTTCGTGGACGTGCTCGAGGCGCGCGACTACATCCTCGTCATCGCGTTCATCAACAGCACGATCCTCACGGTCGTCTCGGTGGCGTTCCTCGTGGTGCTCGGGGCGATGGTGGCCTTCGTGCTGCAGCGGCGGGTCACCCGCTGGACCGGGCTCATCAACTTCCTGGTGCTCGCCGGGCTCATCGTGCCGCCCGCCGTGGTCCCCACCATCTGGGTGCTGCAGGGCATCGGGCTGTTCGGCACCATGCCGGGCCTGATCCTCGTCGAGGTCGCGTTCGGGCTGTCGTTCTCGGTGCTGCTGTTCCGGGCGTTCATCTCCTCGATCCCGCGCGAGCTGGACGAGGCCGCGATCATCGACGGCGCCGGGCCGCTGCGCCTCTTCTTCCGCGTGATCATGCCGCTGCTGCGGTCGGTCATCGTGACCGTGGTCGTGGTGCAGTCGGTGGCGGTCTTCAACGACTTCGCCAACCCGCTGTACTTCCTGCCCGGGGAGCAGAACGCCACGGTGCAGCTGACGCTCTTCAACTTCCAGAGCCAGTACAACACCAGCTTCAACCTGCTCTTCATGAACATCCTGCTCATCACCATCCCGCCGCTGGTGATGTACGTGTTCTTCAACCGCCAGATCGTCGCCGGCATGACGTCCGGCGCGGTCAAGGGCTGA